The following are from one region of the Defluviitalea raffinosedens genome:
- a CDS encoding chromate transporter encodes MIYFLLFIEFFKIGLFAIGGGLATLPFLQELIEKYHWFSSYDLINMIAISESTPGPIGINTATFVGYKTAGIIGSIIATLGIVTPSIIIIILIAHYYMKFSEHPVVRASLNGIRPVVIGLIAAAGFEVAKIALLSITQFAATGSLLKLFNFKAILLFAILLYFIIKYKKHPILYIIGAGILGIFIKF; translated from the coding sequence ATGATTTACTTTCTACTATTTATAGAATTTTTTAAGATTGGTTTGTTTGCCATTGGTGGTGGGCTTGCTACTTTGCCATTCCTGCAAGAACTTATTGAAAAGTATCACTGGTTTTCTTCTTATGATTTAATCAATATGATTGCCATTTCAGAATCTACTCCCGGACCAATCGGAATCAATACGGCTACCTTTGTAGGTTATAAGACTGCAGGGATTATAGGATCTATTATTGCAACCTTAGGCATCGTAACTCCGTCTATTATTATTATCATACTGATTGCTCATTATTATATGAAATTCAGTGAGCACCCTGTTGTCCGGGCAAGCCTTAATGGAATACGTCCTGTTGTCATCGGACTCATCGCTGCAGCAGGATTTGAAGTAGCAAAGATTGCCCTGCTTAGCATCACTCAATTTGCTGCAACAGGTTCACTCCTAAAATTATTTAATTTTAAGGCTATCTTGCTATTTGCTATACTACTCTATTTCATTATCAAGTATAAAAAACATCCTATCCTTTACATCATTGGCGCAGGCATTTTAGGCATCTTTATT
- a CDS encoding chromate transporter, which translates to MKELIDLFLVFCRIGGFTFGGGYAMLPIIQKEIVEERKWATNEEVMDYYAIGQCTPGIIAVNTATFIGYKRKGIIGGIAATLGVVFPSLIIITIIATFFEHFQDYPIVQNALGGIRVAVVALITSTIVKMWKQSIKNWIGIAFFIFSFLLITFTDLSPVIMIIIGGITGTIINLNKSKKVDAK; encoded by the coding sequence ATGAAAGAACTCATAGATTTATTTTTAGTTTTTTGTCGAATAGGTGGTTTTACCTTTGGTGGTGGCTATGCTATGCTTCCTATCATTCAAAAAGAAATTGTCGAAGAAAGAAAATGGGCTACCAACGAAGAAGTGATGGATTACTATGCCATTGGTCAGTGTACCCCAGGAATTATCGCAGTAAATACTGCTACATTTATTGGTTACAAAAGAAAAGGAATCATTGGAGGAATCGCTGCTACACTGGGAGTAGTATTTCCTTCATTAATCATCATAACTATTATAGCAACTTTTTTTGAACATTTTCAGGACTACCCCATTGTGCAAAATGCTTTGGGCGGCATTAGAGTTGCTGTAGTTGCACTTATTACCAGTACTATTGTTAAAATGTGGAAGCAATCTATCAAGAATTGGATTGGAATCGCATTCTTTATTTTTTCCTTCTTATTAATTACTTTCACAGATCTATCGCCGGTTATTATGATCATCATTGGCGGAATTACAGGCACTATTATAAATCTTAATAAAAGTAAAAAGGTGGATGCAAAATGA